The following are encoded together in the Thiobacillus sp. SCUT-2 genome:
- the fabG gene encoding 3-oxoacyl-ACP reductase FabG: MKRALVTGGSGSIGAAICKRLAADGHHVFVHANRSRDRAAAVVAEIRAAGGSAEAAAFDVTDRAATAAALEALLEGGAIQILVNNAGIHDDAVFPGMSGEQWDRVVDVSLNGFFNVTQPLTLPMIRTRWGRIVNVSSVAAVAGNRGQVNYSAAKGALHSASKSLALELASRGITVNAVAPGVIATDMSEGAFDTETIKKLVPMQRAGRPEEVADLVAFLASDQAAYLSGQVISINGGMI; the protein is encoded by the coding sequence ATGAAACGCGCCCTCGTCACCGGCGGCAGCGGCAGCATCGGCGCCGCGATCTGCAAGCGCCTCGCCGCCGACGGCCACCACGTCTTCGTCCACGCCAACCGCAGCCGCGACCGGGCGGCGGCCGTCGTCGCCGAGATCCGCGCGGCCGGTGGCAGCGCCGAAGCGGCCGCCTTCGACGTCACCGACCGCGCCGCGACCGCCGCCGCGCTCGAGGCGCTGCTCGAGGGCGGCGCCATCCAGATCCTCGTCAACAACGCCGGCATCCACGACGACGCGGTCTTTCCCGGCATGTCGGGCGAGCAGTGGGACCGCGTCGTCGACGTGTCGCTGAACGGATTCTTCAACGTGACCCAGCCGCTGACGCTGCCGATGATCCGCACGCGCTGGGGGCGCATCGTCAACGTCTCGTCGGTGGCCGCGGTCGCCGGCAACCGCGGCCAGGTCAACTATTCGGCGGCCAAGGGCGCGCTGCATTCGGCCAGCAAATCGCTGGCGCTGGAACTGGCGAGCCGTGGCATCACCGTGAACGCGGTGGCGCCGGGCGTGATCGCGACCGACATGAGCGAGGGTGCGTTCGACACCGAAACGATCAAGAAGCTGGTGCCGATGCAACGCGCCGGTCGGCCGGAGGAAGTGGCCGACCTGGTCGCCTTCCTCGCCTCCGACCAGGCCGCCTACCTCTCCGGCCAGGTGATCTCGATCAACGGCGGGATGATCTGA
- a CDS encoding cation:proton antiporter, which yields MSTPETFLIAMTIIFSVPWLIWRLGRTDYYAPLVVVQILAGIVLGPGVLGRAFPDYYALVFNPAVVQSLNGIAWWAVMLFVMIAGIELDLKKAWAHRRESGITAGLALGTPLLFGAGAAAVLLGFDGWRGERAMTWQFVLGVGMACAVTALPILILLMEKLEVLRQPLGQRILRYASLDDVAIWGVLALILMDWERVGRQLAFLAAFAVAAWLYRRLMPRLAERDRWYVALIWLAACAFGADWSGLHFMVGAFLAGAVMDAEWFDQQRMDLLRHHVLLVVMPVFFLSTGLRTTWNVGGEAVFLVAALLLLASVVGKLAGVHLAGRILRWAPGEASVIGWLLQTKALIMIIFSNILLDKAIISSETFTALLLMAVASTMLTVPRVAPKLARLGALVRRAA from the coding sequence ATGAGCACGCCCGAGACCTTCCTGATCGCGATGACGATCATCTTCAGCGTGCCGTGGCTGATCTGGCGCCTCGGCAGGACGGACTACTACGCGCCGCTCGTCGTGGTGCAGATCCTCGCCGGAATCGTGCTCGGGCCCGGCGTGCTCGGGCGCGCGTTTCCCGACTATTACGCGCTGGTGTTCAACCCCGCGGTGGTGCAGTCGCTGAACGGCATCGCGTGGTGGGCGGTGATGCTGTTCGTGATGATCGCCGGCATCGAGCTCGATCTGAAGAAGGCCTGGGCCCACCGGCGCGAGTCCGGCATCACCGCGGGGCTGGCGCTCGGCACGCCGCTGCTGTTCGGGGCGGGGGCCGCGGCCGTGCTGCTCGGCTTCGACGGCTGGCGCGGCGAGCGGGCGATGACCTGGCAATTCGTGCTGGGCGTCGGCATGGCCTGTGCCGTGACGGCGCTGCCGATCCTGATCCTGCTGATGGAGAAGCTCGAGGTGCTGCGCCAGCCGCTCGGCCAGCGCATCCTGCGCTACGCCAGCCTCGACGACGTGGCGATCTGGGGCGTGCTCGCGCTGATCCTGATGGACTGGGAGCGGGTCGGGCGGCAGCTCGCCTTTCTCGCCGCCTTCGCGGTCGCGGCCTGGCTGTACCGCCGCCTGATGCCGCGCCTCGCCGAGCGCGACCGCTGGTACGTCGCGCTGATCTGGCTGGCGGCGTGCGCCTTCGGCGCCGACTGGTCGGGGCTGCACTTCATGGTCGGCGCCTTCCTCGCCGGCGCCGTCATGGATGCGGAATGGTTCGACCAGCAGCGGATGGACCTGCTGCGCCACCACGTGCTGCTGGTCGTGATGCCGGTGTTCTTTCTCTCGACCGGCCTGCGCACCACCTGGAACGTCGGCGGCGAGGCGGTGTTTCTGGTCGCCGCGCTGCTGCTGCTCGCCTCGGTGGTGGGCAAGCTGGCGGGCGTCCACCTCGCCGGGCGCATCCTGCGCTGGGCGCCCGGCGAGGCGTCGGTCATCGGCTGGCTGCTGCAGACCAAGGCGCTGATCATGATCATCTTCTCCAACATCCTGCTCGACAAGGCCATCATCAGCAGCGAGACCTTCACCGCGCTGCTGCTGATGGCGGTGGCGAGCACCATGCTGACGGTGCCGAGGGTCGCGCCGAAGCTCGCACGCCTCGGGGCGCTGGTGCGGCGCGCCGCCTGA